The following DNA comes from Bacteroidota bacterium.
TTGGTGGACCAGTTTGCCGCGGAATGAGTGGACTACTATGTGCGGAATATCCACCATGTAGTATCTGTTGACAATGAAAAGAAGTCGGCCCGAATTGTGTATTTCGCAAACTTCACACGATTCAACAAACTTACCCGCAAAGTTAAAATTAATGGTTTTGACTTGCGTGATGTTGGACTTGATGAAATCGGACTCAATCCCGAACATGCCGTAAAAAATGTGATTCTTGAGCCCGAAGAATAATCACCTTCAATAAACACGCTGTCTTTGCAATCATCCTTCGTAAGCTCAACTCATTGTTGCAACGCGAAGAATGAACATTCACGGTGCATGTTACATCGGGAAATGCAAAACGCCCCGATTTGGGGCGTTTTAGGATTATTTAAGTACGGTTGTTGTCAGCTTTTGAATTTTTCCCACATTTCAGGGAGCTTTTTAAGCAGTGCAACTTCTTTCCACTTTTTACGGGCATCCTCGGCCGGAACGCCATAATAGGTCTTTCCACCCTCAAGTGATTTATCTACTCCTGAGCATGCCAGAATTACCGCGCCTTTGCCAATAACGAGGTCTTTATTTATGGAACAGCTGGCCCATATCATAACATCATCTTCTATATTGGTAACACCCGCAATGGCTACATGGTCACCAATAAGGCAATTTTTACCGACGATAGTATCGTGCCCAACCTGAATATGATTGTCGAGTTTGGTTCCTTTACCAATAATTGTATCACCTGAAACACCTTTATCTACAGTGCATAGTGCGCCAATTTCAACATTATCTTCTATAATCGTTTGACCGCAGGATTCCAGTTTATCAAATCCTTCAGGCCTTTTTTTGAAATAATATGCATCGGCCCCAATCACACTGTTAGAGTGTATAATTACATTGTCGCCAATAGTGGTGTGGTCGTATATGCTTACATTGGAGTGGATAATGCAGTTTTTACCAATACTTACATAATTTCCGACAAAAGCGCCCGGTTGAATAATGGTTCCCTCACCAATCACTGATTTGTCGCTAATCATTTTGCTGCTCGGCTCAAACGGACGGAACTTTTTAACCAGCATAACATAATCTCTGAAAGGATCATCTGAGAAAATCAATGCTTTGCCCGCAGGAACATCAGCTTTGGTGTTGATGATAATGGTTGTTGCGGCTGAGTTGAGTGATTTACTGTAGTACTTAGGATGATCAACAAAGGTAAGGTCGCCCGGTTCTACGCGGTGAATTTCATTCAACCCGGTTACCATATGCCCGGGATCCCCGTCAAATTTAGCGTTGATAAAGGAAGCTATTTCCTTAAGTGTAAAAGGTTTTTCAAATTTCATCGTCGTCTATTTAACTTTTAGCTCTTTCGTAGTAACTATAGCTGCGTGTGTCCACTCTTATGCGTTCGCCAATGTTGATGAACAGGGGTACTTTTATGATGGCACCGGTTTCGGTGGTGGCAGGCTTCAAGGAGTTGTTCGCAGTATCGCCTTTCAAACCGGGCTCACAGTAGGTCACTTCCAGATCAACAAAAGGAGGAAGATCGCATGAGAGCACCCGTTCGGTATCGGCGTGGAACATAATTTCTACGGTAGTACCTTCTTTCAAAAGATCGGGAGCGCTTATCATATTTTCTGCAACAGAAACCTGCTCAAAAGTCTGATTGTTCATGAAGTTAAATCCCATGTCATCTTTATACAGGTACTGGTACGGGCGCCTTTCTACGCGTGCAATGGTAATTTTAGTGCCCGAAGGGAAGGTGTTCTCCACCACCCTGCCGTTGGTAAGGCTCTTGAGCCTGGTACGGACAAAAGCGGCGCCCTTGCCGGGTTTCACGTGCTGAAATTCTACAATGGTTACAAGGTCATTATTGAATTCTATACACAAACCGTTTCTAAATTCTGCGGTTGTTGCCATAAGTTAAGATATCCGATTACATTTATACATTATAAATTCGCACGCAAAAATAATTAAAATTGGAGACGCATTGTTTCAATATTTTAATAATTTCAAAACATTGTTGCATTTTCTATTATTTGCGGCCTCGAAATAAAAGTTTTTAAAAAGCCAAATGCCTCACCATTAATATTTTTGAACAACTGAACCCTCCGTTAATCATAGAATTACCGTCTGATTCTATTTTTATCAACAATGCCTAAATTTTGCATTCTTTTCAATAATTTTACAAAACGGCTATTTTATCGACCTTATAATTGTAAGAATATGATTTTTAGCCGCCTTATTAATCCCGGATTTCTCAAAACGCAGATGGCGGGAATAATCACACTTCAGTAACTTCGATTTCCATTATGGCAAATTATACGCATTTACATGTACACACACAATATTCGATTCTCGACGGTGCTTCAAACATAAGCGCCCTTCTGGATCGTGCCAAAGATTTGGGAATGACCACTCTGGCAATTACTGACCATGGGAATATGTTTGGGGTCAAAGAATTTCATAATGAAGCCACCAAAAAAGGGATTAAGCCAATTTTAGGTTGTGAGGTTTATGTTGCAAGTAAATCACGGCATGATAAAGCCGAATCGGAAGACCGGGCAGGCTATCACCTCATTCTTCTGGCAAAGAATCATACAGGCTATAAAAATCTGATAAAACTCGTTTCGTTGGGATGGATTGAAGGGCATTATTACAAGCCGCGTATTGACAGAGAGCTGCTTGAACTTTACCACGAAGGAATCATTGCATCTTCGGCATGCCTTGCGGGTGAAATTGCTCAGGCTATCCTGAGCAACAATCTTGTGAAAGCGGAAGAATCGGCCCTTTGGTATAAAAATCTTTTCGGAGAGGATTACTATTTTGAGCTGATGCGGCACAAAACCGGAAACCCTGTTATTGATAACGACACCCTGAAGCTTCAGGAAATCGTGAATAAAGGGCTGAGCGAGCTCGGACCAAAACTGGGGATAAAGTTAATTGCAACGAACGATTCTCATTTTATACGTGCCACCGATGCCGAAGCTCACGATCGTCTTATCTGCATCAATACCGGCAAACTTTTAAGTGATCCTGACCGTTTGCATTACACTAAGCAGGAGTATTTAAAAACATACGAAGAGATGAGCGCGCTTTTTCCCGATCATCCCGATGCCATTGCAAATACCATGGAGATTGCCGATAAAATCGAAGAATATAAACTGAATCATGCACCTATTCTGCCCGATTTTCCGCTTCCCGAAGGATTTGAAAAAGCGGAAGACTACCTTCACCATCTCACCTACGAAGGTGCCCGGGTGCGTTATCCGGAAGTTACGGACGCGGTAAAAGAACGTATTGATTTTGAGCTGTCGGTTGTGAACCGCATGGGCTTTGCCGGCTACTTTCTCATTGTTCAGGACTTTATACGTGCTGCCCGCGAAATGGGCGTTTCCGTTGGTCCGGGAAGAGGGTCGGCAGCGGGTTCGGTAGTTGCATTTTGTCTGCGTATTACCGACATCGAGCCGATGAAATATGACTTGCTGTTTGAACGCTTCCTGAATCCTGACAGGATATCCATGCCTGATATTGATATTGACTTTGATGAAGACGGTCGCGATGATGTGATAAAATGGGTGGTTGAAAAATATGGCAAAGACCGCGTGGCTCAGATTGTGACATATGGCACTATGGCGGCTAAAATGGCCATTAAAGATGTGGCGCGTGTAGAGAATTTACCCTTGTCTGAAGCTGACCGTCTTTCGAAAATGATTCCCGAAAGACCCGGCATCACACTTAAAAAGGCATTCAAAGAAGTAAAAGAACTCGAAGATTCAAAAAGTTCTTCAAATAAATTAATATCTCAAACACTTAAATATGCTGAGGAACTGGAAGGTTCTGTGCGTCACACCGGCCTTCATGCATGCGGTGTTATCATAGGTAAAGGAAATCTGATAGATTATCTTCCGCTTTGCGTATCCAAAGATTCTCCGCTGTTGGTTACTCAGTATGAGGGCAATCAGGTTGAATCTGTCGGGATGCTCAAAATGGACTTTCTGGGTCTGAAAACGCTTTCGATTATCAAAGATGCCCTTGCCAATATAAAACACAGCAAAGGTGAGGCGCTTGATCTGGATAATATTCCCTTTGATGATGCGCTCACTTATGAACTTTTCAGTAAAGGAAATACTACCGGCATATTCCAGTTTGAGTCGGATGGCATGAAAAAGCATTTAAAGGATTTGAAGCCAAACCGCTTTGAAGACCTTATTGCCATGAATGCCCTGTACCGCCCGGGTCCTATGGAGTACATTCCGAGTTATATCCGCAGAAAGCACGGAAAAGAAGTGATTACGTATGATCACGTGTTGATGGAAGAATATCTCAAAGACACTTACGGGATAACGGTTTATCAGGAGCAGGTTATGCAGTTGTCGCGCTCAATGGCAGGCTTTACGCGTGGGCAGGCCGATTCATTGCGCAAAGCGATGGGCAAGAAAATAAAGGCGATGATGGATTCGCTCAGGGAGGAATTCATTAAAGGATGCGGTGCCAAAGGTATTGAAGAAAAAGTAGCGGTAAAAGTATGGCACGACTGGGAGGCTTTTGCGGAGTACGCGTTCAATAAATCGCATTCCACGTGCTATGCGTATACTTCTTATCGCATGGCTTATCTGAAGGCTCATTATCCTGCCGAATTTATGGCTGCCGTGCTGAGCCGTAACTTTTCGGACATCAAAAAAGTGACCTTTTTTATTGATGAATGTCACAAACAGTC
Coding sequences within:
- the dnaE gene encoding DNA polymerase III subunit alpha, whose translation is MANYTHLHVHTQYSILDGASNISALLDRAKDLGMTTLAITDHGNMFGVKEFHNEATKKGIKPILGCEVYVASKSRHDKAESEDRAGYHLILLAKNHTGYKNLIKLVSLGWIEGHYYKPRIDRELLELYHEGIIASSACLAGEIAQAILSNNLVKAEESALWYKNLFGEDYYFELMRHKTGNPVIDNDTLKLQEIVNKGLSELGPKLGIKLIATNDSHFIRATDAEAHDRLICINTGKLLSDPDRLHYTKQEYLKTYEEMSALFPDHPDAIANTMEIADKIEEYKLNHAPILPDFPLPEGFEKAEDYLHHLTYEGARVRYPEVTDAVKERIDFELSVVNRMGFAGYFLIVQDFIRAAREMGVSVGPGRGSAAGSVVAFCLRITDIEPMKYDLLFERFLNPDRISMPDIDIDFDEDGRDDVIKWVVEKYGKDRVAQIVTYGTMAAKMAIKDVARVENLPLSEADRLSKMIPERPGITLKKAFKEVKELEDSKSSSNKLISQTLKYAEELEGSVRHTGLHACGVIIGKGNLIDYLPLCVSKDSPLLVTQYEGNQVESVGMLKMDFLGLKTLSIIKDALANIKHSKGEALDLDNIPFDDALTYELFSKGNTTGIFQFESDGMKKHLKDLKPNRFEDLIAMNALYRPGPMEYIPSYIRRKHGKEVITYDHVLMEEYLKDTYGITVYQEQVMQLSRSMAGFTRGQADSLRKAMGKKIKAMMDSLREEFIKGCGAKGIEEKVAVKVWHDWEAFAEYAFNKSHSTCYAYTSYRMAYLKAHYPAEFMAAVLSRNFSDIKKVTFFIDECHKQSIPVLGPDVNESELRFIVNKKGEIRFGLAAIKGLGEAAVENIVSERNKNGNYVSIFDFLKRVNLRAVNRRSIEALAYAGAFDGFEGTHRAQYFYKENSEDSTFIEKLVRHITISQSRVNEQQHSLFGDSDDVRIEDPPMPVCEEWTRLEQLKNENDVIGFYMSGHPLDDYKVELNSFCSVTVSKLAEDLKVFKGRDVTFGGMVTAAAHKTTKMGKPFGTMTIEDYHGALNLMFFSESYLKMRHLMDVGRFLLVRGKIEARYGREDEVEVKVQNMELLSEILDKLTRNITINLPLNTIDDKMADNINALVVAHPGKCSLRFRIMDPDNNFSIEMMTKKYKVSGSEFLKSLMANEIGFKLN
- a CDS encoding UDP-3-O-(3-hydroxymyristoyl)glucosamine N-acyltransferase codes for the protein MKFEKPFTLKEIASFINAKFDGDPGHMVTGLNEIHRVEPGDLTFVDHPKYYSKSLNSAATTIIINTKADVPAGKALIFSDDPFRDYVMLVKKFRPFEPSSKMISDKSVIGEGTIIQPGAFVGNYVSIGKNCIIHSNVSIYDHTTIGDNVIIHSNSVIGADAYYFKKRPEGFDKLESCGQTIIEDNVEIGALCTVDKGVSGDTIIGKGTKLDNHIQVGHDTIVGKNCLIGDHVAIAGVTNIEDDVMIWASCSINKDLVIGKGAVILACSGVDKSLEGGKTYYGVPAEDARKKWKEVALLKKLPEMWEKFKS
- the efp gene encoding elongation factor P, translating into MATTAEFRNGLCIEFNNDLVTIVEFQHVKPGKGAAFVRTRLKSLTNGRVVENTFPSGTKITIARVERRPYQYLYKDDMGFNFMNNQTFEQVSVAENMISAPDLLKEGTTVEIMFHADTERVLSCDLPPFVDLEVTYCEPGLKGDTANNSLKPATTETGAIIKVPLFINIGERIRVDTRSYSYYERAKS